In Lineus longissimus chromosome 9, tnLinLong1.2, whole genome shotgun sequence, one genomic interval encodes:
- the LOC135493443 gene encoding phospholipid phosphatase 2-like — MKKKGDDEDSSEEVTKTIDVGGFGLNCLCILIVSLVALFLKFAPIPRSVGIHCDDVTIRKEYKGNTIGGPQIIILVSITTAIVILITEGITSFYRRPTIPIRYKLGALKFGEFLYNSFNYYWGFFYGFAGYFLICCVIKIYCGRLRPNFLAVCDPDPATFICDGSDVNRYGYTEDYHCRGDPRLVKDARESFPSLHAASAAGSALYICAYLNAKITKPVLQPMRTLFQLLFVVLALVVSLQRITDNAHHWTDVLAGFIIGILGAIYTLHCVVHWFTESNGIDIDFSTNGCVEHPHVKLS, encoded by the exons ATGAAGAAGAAAGGCGATGACGAAGATTCGAGTGAAGAGGTAACGAAGACAATAGACGTTGGAGGGTTTGGTCTCAACTGCTTATGCATACTCATAG TGTCTCTGGTGGCTCTTTTTCTGAAGTTCGCTCCGATTCCTCGCAGTGTTGGAATCCATTGCGATGACGTCACCATACGCAAGGAATACAAAGGCAACACTATTGGTGGACCACAAATCATTATTTTGGTGTCGATTACGACAGCCATAGTT ATTTTGATAACGGAAGGAATCACAAGTTTTTACAGACGGCCAACAATACCAATACGCTACAAACTCGGTGCTTTGAAATTTGGTGAATTCCTCTACAATTCTTTCAACTACTACTGGGGCTTCTTTTACGGCTTTGCGGGGTACTTTCTCATTTGCTGCGTGATTAAGATCTACTGCGGAAGGTTGCGGCCAAATTTCCTTGCCGTTTGCGATCCCGACCCGGCCACGTTTATTTGCGATGGTTCAGATGTCAACAGATACGGGTATACAGAAGATTATCACTGCCGGGGTGATCCACGTTTAGTCAAAGACGCACG TGAATCCTTCCCGTCTCTTCACGCAGCTTCAGCAGCCGGTTCGGCACTTTATATATGT GCGTATCTCAACGCCAAGATAACTAAGCCAGTTCTTCAGCCAATGCGGACTTTGTTTCAACTTCTATTTGTGGTGCTAGCCCTTGTTGTCTCGCTGCAGCGTATCACGGACAACGCTCATCATTGGACCGACGTCTTGGCCGGGTTTATCATTGGCATTTTAGGAGCTATTTACACG cTCCATTGCGTCGTCCACTGGTTTACAGAGAGCAACGGCATAGACATAGACTTTTCTACAAACGGATGCGTTGAACATCCTCATGTAAAACTATCATGA
- the LOC135494086 gene encoding carbohydrate sulfotransferase 15-like yields the protein MPVPSKEKIRGFIDDPVERFDEKVKLGSNRFGKKCNYVILAQTSNLFSHIHIEIFTTLESIDTTIRHDIFFSQPPKFFIKSWKNPCWYERTTQLDAALQRIFTLRCLPAFYIAGFPKCGTTDIWYRILQHPQVANFTKRESHWWSTTKWYMKGNISEYINVYSKAMIDREAEKRPNLIIGKHIHQIVGLGVSTIVKAVSGGFRCYQGDDSPSYMWMQNFRMINTILVRDLLKMEVTPPEVLTPHLIREYSPRAKFIVMLRDPIERLYSHYLDKGFISANLVSRRAMRSLLGFHSQVVQKTALFYDCLKRKPIRTCAHDPFIFRENNEFLVRLERGLYSVYIAEWLKIFPREQFLFLRVEDYAKDVSKTLKEVFSFLEIDQLEDSKHRDIVAAEVANQAKKKGDDVIGPMWNITRDILEEFYRPFNVALAGILGDKRYLWDD from the exons ATGCCTGTGCCTAGTAAAGAGAAGATTAGGGGATTTATTGATGATCCTGTGGAGAGATTTGATGAAAAGGTAAAGCTCGGGTCAAATCG ATTCGGAAAGAAGTGCAATTACGTCATCCTGGCACAAACATCAAATTTGTTTTCTCACATTCATATCGAGATATTTACGACCTTAGAATCAATCGATACCACTATACGTCATGACATTTTCTTCTCACAGCCTCCGAAATTCTTCATAAAAAGCTGGAAGAACCCGTGCTGGTATGAGAGAACAACTCAGTTAGATGCCGCACTCCAGAGGATATTTACACTCCGCTGCCTCCCTGCATTTTACATAGCAGGCTTCCCCAAGTGTGGCACCACCGACATCTGGTACAGAATACTCCAGCATCCACAGGTAGCCAACTTCACGAAACGGGAATCGCATTGGTGGAGTACCACGAAATGGTACATGA AAGGAAATATCAGCGAATACATAAATGTCTATAGTAAAGCCATGATTGACCGGGAGGCAGAGAAGAGGCCAAATCTGATCATAGGTAAGCACATTCATCAAATTGTCGGTTTAGGCGTATCGACCATCGTGAAAGCTGTTTCGGGGGGGTTTCGATGTTATCAAG GCGACGACAGCCCCTCCTATATGTGGATGCAGAACTTTCGAATGATCAACACCATTTTAGTCAGAGATCTGCTCAAGATGGAAGTGACGCCACCTGAAGTCTTGACGCCACATCTTATACGAGAATATTCGCCGCGAGCAAAATTTATTGTTATGCTTAGGGATCCAATAGAAAG gcTTTATTCCCATTACCTAGACAAGGGTTTCATCTCAGCCAACCTTGTCTCAAGACGAGCCATGAGGTCGTTGCTGGGCTTTCACTCCCAAGTAGTACAGAAGACCGCACTGTTTTATGACTGTTTAAAAAGGAAGCCCATACGGACCTGTGCGCATGACCCATTTATATTTAGGGAGAACAATGAGTTTCTG GTTCGCCTTGAACGAGGCCTGTATTCCGTCTACATAGCAGAGTGGTTAAAAATCTTCCCACGAGAACAGTTTCTTTTCTTGCGAGTGGAAGACTATGCGAAGGACGTATCAAAGACCTTAAAAGaggttttttcatttttagaaaTCG ATCAATTAGAAGACAGCAAACATCGTGATATCGTCGCCGCGGAAGTAGCAAATCAAGCAAAGAAAAagggtgatgacgtcatcgggccaATGTGGAATATAACGAGGGATATCTTAGAGGAATTTTACCGCCCGTTTAATGTTGCCCTTGCGGGGATACTGGGCGATAAACGCTATCTGTGGGATGATTGA